In a genomic window of Plutella xylostella chromosome 16, ilPluXylo3.1, whole genome shotgun sequence:
- the LOC119693817 gene encoding apolipoprotein D: MHRLVMFGGLLALTGGALAHTYHLGACPVVEPMPGFEMNKMLGVWYVIQKTSTASHCITYNFSKTDEPGTYEIDQDSQHFILGLTPLKHDYKYTGILTVPDPAVPARMKVRFPLSVAGSASYTVMATDYTTYAAIFTCQKLAFAHRRSATILSRTKELDKMYVDKMRTRLASFGVDPYDLSIIVQSECPKLNSNGTSDGVNINIQPDTFSSQNIGNAVRKTGSAIADGVEYVVEAGKKVYHKVADSKEELTEVPAARGRSQLDAEVEWLP; the protein is encoded by the exons ATGCATCGGTTGGTGATGTTTGGTGGCCTGCTGGCGCTGACTGGGGGGGCTCTGGCCCACACCTACCACTTGGGGGCATGCCCGGTGGTCGAGCCTATGCCAGGATTTGAAATGAATAAG ATGCTGGGCGTCTGGTACGTCATCCAGAAGACGTCGACGGCGTCTCACTGCATCACATACAACTTCAGCAAGACTGACGAGCCAGGCACCTATGAGATAGACCAAGACTCGCAGCATTTCATACTGGGACTCACGCCGCTGAAACATGACTACAA ATACACCGGAATTTTGACTGTGCCGGACCCAGCCGTCCCAGCAAGAATGAAAGTTCGCTTTCCACTAA GTGTAGCCGGCTCAGCGAGCTACACGGTCATGGCCACAGACTACACCACGTACGCCGCCATCTTCACGTGTCAGAAGCTGGCGTTCGCGCACCGCCGCTCCGCCACCATCCTGTCCAGGACCAAGGAGCTCGACAAGATGTATGTGGACAAG ATGCGCACGCGCCTGGCCTCCTTCGGCGTGGACCCGTACGACCTGTCCATCATCGTGCAGTCCGAATGCCCGAAGCTGAACAGTAACGGCACCAGTGATGGCGTCAACATCAATATACAGCCTGATACGTTCTCGTCACAGAATATAGGGAATGCTGTGAGGAAGACTGGCAGTGCTATTG CGGACGGCGTGGAATACGTGGTGGAAGCCGGCAAGAAGGTGTACCACAAGGTGGCTGACAGCAAGGAGGAGCTGACTGAAGTGCCGGCGGCGCGCGGTCGCAGCCAACTGGATGCAGAGGTCGAGTGGCTGCCCTGA